One window from the genome of Gadus morhua chromosome 16, gadMor3.0, whole genome shotgun sequence encodes:
- the synrg gene encoding synergin gamma isoform X5 encodes MALRPGSGGGGSFMYPVGGGMRPTQGMMPMQQQQQQQQQQQQQQQQHHQQLQQQHQQHQQHQQHQQQHQQQQQQQQQQQQQQHHQQLQQGFPMVQVMQPNMQGMVGMNYGGQMPPGAMPMQGGMQMGMQAPGMQFMGQAQFMGMRAPGHQYTADMQKQMAEEHQKRLGQQQRMLEEDRKRRQFEEQKQKLRLLSSVKPKVGGEKSRDDALEAIKGNLDGFSRDAKMHPTPSAQTKKPDSSPSHSTALPHSLPPAPPDDDDEFSDFIQGPIDSFSSSSSTSSSSTTTSFQQHLPSQTQAAPFPPTSSSPAPSPLPPAQTSAVQLSSQTTFQGPSLEEKLFSSCDMSADKRAQVSFRAPAAQAPRAKVSARFRPSATARDWAAASEDLSSVFTVASSPPEAPVPPAPSVAAAPSPQASPFPGGGGDSAGVGGYTQQEHIQPVVPGWLYNDSLIPELFKKVLEFTMTPAGVDTNKLYPILMSSGLPREALGQIWAAANRTTPGMLTKEELYSVLALIGVAQSGLPAMNVDILSQFASPPVPNLPALAIAMAPGMPQHQQPMMAPPPVSMAMPTPPPQVMGMTSAAPAQALPNPGFLASFPPVQQAAKTDDDDFQDFQEAPKPGGGDTSFADFKGESGSSFPAAGATQHPNSSPPMLTPVSGTSSSSSSDKYAVFKQLSVEQPVEAPPPPSDSGDKYSVFRQLEQPADKKTAGDGFADFKSVSADDGFTDFKTSDSVSPLDPPDQAKIFQPPFPPSFPTSHSLQQLPPQQPAPPPQPQAPGAPLSQPNKALHMADLDLFSPLGPSAPAPAPEAKPCPFPAVSLPPSLGILGGGAKPPSSGGADDFGDFALFATSSSSASSSMPPAGSSSSDAAPGPAALLGRGPSASQDDFADFMAFGSSGAGPKGGDGAVEQRSAEAAAVAQQCPPQGLDRYDVFKQLSLEGGHAYDDARDAFCGLRGGGDTSADDFADFQSSKFCTALGAAERSLGGDKMAAFKQTKEDCASVKSLDLPSLGGSSGGREDSEDALSVQLDMKLSDMGGDLKHVMSDSSLDLPGLAAHQPPAAEGDDMKFDPFGTSTGSVASYDWSDREEGVSVEARKAPGSDGSALAPPHYGSGLTFGSTENLAPNLTTTTTTTTTTTTTTTAASSTFPPKDDASSSEGKFEAFPEPSGDHDDDFGDFASTVSDKSTAGVDVGPEEPQGEASDEFGAFQGDKPKFGKSDFLKASSQTKVKSSEEMIKNELATFDLCVQGSHKRSHSLGEKEIGRCPPSPAPEQPFRDRSSTLSEKPALPVIRDKYKDLTGEVEESERYAYEWQRCLESALEVITKANNTLNGISSSSVCTEVIQSAQGMDYLMGVVEVYRVTRRVELGIKATAVCCEKLQQLLKDVSRVWNNLVGFMSLANLVPEESSLDFSCCILRHGIKNAKEIACGVCLLNVDSRSKKKEESTIGRLFKRAKAKESKLRVTMQFFLSPIE; translated from the exons gcatgatgcccatgcagcagcagcaacaacaacaacaacaacaacaacaacaacaacagcagcatcaccagcagctgcagcaacagcatcaacagcatcaacaacaccaacaacaccaacaacagcatcaacaacagcaacagcaacagcagcagcagcagcagcagcagcatcatcagCAGCTTCAGCAGGGCTTCCCCATGGTGCAGGTCATGCAGCCCAACATGCAGGGCATGGTGGGGATGAACTATGGGGGACAGATGCCCCCAGGCGCGATGCCCATGCAG GGAGGCATGCAGATGGGGATGCAGGCCCCAGGCATGCAGTTCATGGGCCAGGCTCAGTTCATGGGCATGCGGGCCCCGGGGCACCAGTACACAGCCGACATGCAGAAACAGATGGCCGAAGAGCATCA gAAGCGTCTGGGGCAGCAGCAGCGCATGCTGGAGGAGGACCGGAAGAGGCGGCAGTTTGAGGAGCAGAAGCAGAAGCTCCGGCTGCTCAGCAGCGTCAAGCCCAAg GTGGGCGGGGAGAAGAGCCGGGACGACGCCCTGGAGGCCATCAAGGGGAACCTGGACGGCTTCAGCAGGGACGCCAAGATGCACCCAACGCCCTCTGCGCAGACCAAGAAGCCAG ACTCATCGCCATCTCACTCCAccgccctcccccactccctcccccccgccccacccgaTGACGACGATGAGTTTAGTGACTTTATTCAGGGGCCCATagactccttctcctcttcctcctccacctcatcttcCTCTACTACAACATCCTTCCAGCAACACCTTCCCTCCCAGACCCAGGCCgcacccttcccccccacctcgtcctccccggccccctcccccctgccccccgctCAAACCTCTGCTGTCCAACTCAGCTCTCAAACCACGTTTCAAG gcccgtCCCTGGAAGAGAAGCTCTTCTCCTCCTGTGACATGAGCGCCGACAAGCGGGCGCAGGTTAGCTTCAGGGCCCCGGCGGCGCAGGCCCCGCGGGCCAAGGTCTCAGCCCGCTTCCGTCCCAGCGCCACGGCCCGCGACTGGGCCGCCGCCTCCGAGGACTTGAGCTCCGTCTTCACCGTAGCGAGCAGCCCGCCGGAGGCCCCGGTGCCGCCGGCGCCATCCGTGGCCGCCGCCCCCTCGCCGCAGGCCAGCCCCTTCCCTGGTGGGGGCGGGGACAGTG CTGGTGTGGGTGGGTATACACAACAAGAACACATCCAGCCGGTGGTGCCAGGTTGGCTGTACAACGACAGCCTGATCCCAG AGCTGTTCAAGAAGGTGCTGGAGTTCACCATGACCCCGGCGGGGGTGGACACCAACAAGCTGTACCCCATCCTGATGTCGTCGGGCCTGCCCCGGGAGGCGCTGGGCCAGATCTGGGCCGCCGCCAACCGCACCACGCCGGGCATGCTGACCAAGGAGGAGCTGTACTCGGTGCTGGCGCTCATTGGCGTCGCGCAG AGTGGCCTCCCAGCGATGAACGTGGACATCCTGAGTCAGTTCGCCTCTCCTCCGGTACCCAACCTCCCCGCCCTGGCCATCGCCATGGCGCCCGGCATGCCCCAGCACCAGCAGCCAATGATGGCTCCTCCCCCGGTCTCCATGGCGatgcccacccctcctccacaggTCATGGGCATGACGTCAGCGGCCCCGGCTCAGGCCCTGCCCAACCCCGGTTTCCTGGCCAGCTTCCCACCTGTGCAG CAGGCGGCCAAGACAGACGACGATGACTTCCAGGACTTCCAGGAGGCGCCCAAGCCAGGAGGTGGAGACACGTCCTTTGCTGACTTCAAGGGGGAGTCGGGCTCCAGTTTCCCAGCCGCAGGTGCAACTCAGCACCCAAACAG TTCACCTCCCATGCTGACCCCAGTATCAggaacctcctcctcatcgtcctcGGACAAGTATGCGGTCTTCAAACAGCTCTCTGTGGAGCAGCCCgtggaggccccgccccctccctcag ATTCAGGTGACAAGTACAGTGTCTTCAGACAGCTGGAGCAGCCAGCTGACAAGAAAACAGCtg GGGACGGCTTCGCCGATTTCAAGTCTGTCAGCGCTGACGACGGCTTCACAGACTTCAAAACGTCCGACAGCGTTTCACCCCTAGACCCTCCAGACCAGGCCAAGATCTTccagccccccttccccccctctttccccaCCTCCCACTCTCTGCAGCAACTCCCCCCACAACAGCCAGCTCCGCCCCCACAGCCCCAGGCCCCGggggcccctctctctcagcccaACAAGGCCCTCCACATGGCCGACCTGgacctcttctcccccctcggcccctcggccccggccccggcccccgaGGCCAAGCCCTGCCCCTTCCCCGCCGtgtccctgcccccctccctggggatcctcgggggcggggccaagccCCCCTCCAGCGGAGGGGCCGATGACTTTGGCGACTTCGCCCTGttcgccacctcctcctcctccgcctcctcctccatgccccccgccggctcctcctcctccgacgcggccccgggccccgccgCCCTCCTGGGCCGGGGGCCGTCCGCCTCCCAGGACGACTTTGCCGACTTCATGGCGTTCGGCAgctcgggggcggggcctaagGGCGGGGACGGCGCCGTGGAGCAGCGAAGCGCAGAGGCGGCGGCGGTCGCGCAGCAGTGCCCCCCGCAGGGCCTGGACCGCTACGACGTGTTCAAGCAGCTGTCGCTGGAGGGCGGCCACGCCTACGACGACGCCCGGGACGCCTTCTGCGGGctgcgcggcggcggcgacacCTCCGCCGACGACTTCGCCGACTTCCAGTCCTCCAAGTTCTGCACGGCGCTGGGCGCGGCGGAGCGGAGCCTGGGCGGCGACAAGATGGCGGCCTTCAAGCAGACCAAGGAGGACTGCGCGTCGGTCAAGTCGCTGGACCTGCCGTCGCTGGGCGGCAGCAGCGGGGGCCGGGAGGACTCGGAGGACGCGCTGTCGGTGCAGCTGGACATGAAGCTGTCGGACATGGGCGGCGACCTCAAGCACGTGATGTCGGACAGCTCGCTGGACCTGCCCGGCCTGGCCGCCCACCAGCCCCCCGCCGCAG AAGGCGACGACATGAAATTTGACCCTTTCGGCACTTCCACCGGCAGTGTAGCCAGCTATGATTggtcagacagagaggagggcgTGTCCGTCGAGGCCAGGAAGGCCCCGGGCTCCGACGGGTCCgctctggccccgccccactACGGGAGTGGGCTGACGTTCGGGAGCACGGAGAACCTCGCCCCCAacctgaccaccaccaccaccaccaccaccaccaccaccaccaccaccaccgccgcctcctccaccttccccccCAAGGACGACGCCTCCTCTTCTGAGGGGAAGTTTGAGGCCTTCCCCGAGCCGAGCGGCGACCACGACGATGACTTTGGAGACTTTGCCAGTACGGTGTCCGATAAGTCCACGGCGGGCGTGGACGTTGGCCCCGAGGAGCCCCAAGGCGAGGCCTCCGATGAGTTTGGGGCCTTCCAAGGAGATAAGCCCAAGTTTGGCAAGTCTGACTTTCTCAAGGCCAGCTCTCAGACCAAGGTCAAGTCCAGTGAGGAGATGATCAAGAACGAGTTggcgacctttgacctgtgtgTCCAAG GGTCCCACAAGCGCAGCCACAGTCTGGGGGAGAAGGAGATTGGCCGctgccccccgtcccccgcccCGGAGCAGCCCTTCAGGGACCGCTCCAGCACCCTGAGCGAGAAGCCCGCCCTGCCCGTCATCAGAGACAAGTACAAGGACCTGACCGGCGAGGTGgag gagagcgagcggtatgCGTACGAGTGGCAGCGGTGTCTGGAGAGCGCCCTGGAG GTCATCACCAAAGCCAACAACACGCTGAACGGCATCAGCAGCTCCTCCGTGTGCACCGAGGTCATCCAGTCCGCCCAGGGCATGGACTACCTCATGG GCGTGGTGGAGGTGTACCGCGTGACGAGGCGGGTGGAGCTTGGCATCAAGGCCACGGCGGTGTGCTGCGAgaagctgcagcagctgctgaaGGACGTCAGCCGCGTGTGGAACAACCTGGTGGGCTTCATGTCGCTGGCCAACCTGGTG cctgagGAGAGCTCTCTAGACTTCTCCTGCTGCATCCTCAGGCACGGCATCAAGAACGCCAAAGAGATAGCGTGCGGGGTGTGCCTGCTGAACGTGGACTCTCGGAGCAAg aaaaaagaagaaagcaCAATCGGACGCCTGTTCAAACGA GCAAAGGCCAAAGAAAGCAAGTTGAGGGTAACTATGCAATTTTTTCTTTCTCCTATAGAATAA
- the synrg gene encoding synergin gamma isoform X6, whose protein sequence is MALRPGSGGGGSFMYPVGGGMRPTQGMMPMQQQQQQQQQQQQQQQQHHQQLQQQHQQHQQHQQHQQQHQQQQQQQQQQQQQQHHQQLQQGFPMVQVMQPNMQGMVGMNYGGQMPPGAMPMQGGMQMGMQAPGMQFMGQAQFMGMRAPGHQYTADMQKQMAEEHQKRLGQQQRMLEEDRKRRQFEEQKQKLRLLSSVKPKVGGEKSRDDALEAIKGNLDGFSRDAKMHPTPSAQTKKPDSSPSHSTALPHSLPPAPPDDDDEFSDFIQGPIDSFSSSSSTSSSSTTTSFQQHLPSQTQAAPFPPTSSSPAPSPLPPAQTSAVQLSSQTTFQGPSLEEKLFSSCDMSADKRAQVSFRAPAAQAPRAKVSARFRPSATARDWAAASEDLSSVFTVASSPPEAPVPPAPSVAAAPSPQASPFPGGGGDSAGVGGYTQQEHIQPVVPGWLYNDSLIPELFKKVLEFTMTPAGVDTNKLYPILMSSGLPREALGQIWAAANRTTPGMLTKEELYSVLALIGVAQSGLPAMNVDILSQFASPPVPNLPALAIAMAPGMPQHQQPMMAPPPVSMAMPTPPPQVMGMTSAAPAQALPNPGFLASFPPVQAAKTDDDDFQDFQEAPKPGGGDTSFADFKGESGSSFPAAGATQHPNSSPPMLTPVSGTSSSSSSDKYAVFKQLSVEQPVEAPPPPSDSGDKYSVFRQLEQPADKKTAGDGFADFKSVSADDGFTDFKTSDSVSPLDPPDQAKIFQPPFPPSFPTSHSLQQLPPQQPAPPPQPQAPGAPLSQPNKALHMADLDLFSPLGPSAPAPAPEAKPCPFPAVSLPPSLGILGGGAKPPSSGGADDFGDFALFATSSSSASSSMPPAGSSSSDAAPGPAALLGRGPSASQDDFADFMAFGSSGAGPKGGDGAVEQRSAEAAAVAQQCPPQGLDRYDVFKQLSLEGGHAYDDARDAFCGLRGGGDTSADDFADFQSSKFCTALGAAERSLGGDKMAAFKQTKEDCASVKSLDLPSLGGSSGGREDSEDALSVQLDMKLSDMGGDLKHVMSDSSLDLPGLAAHQPPAAEGDDMKFDPFGTSTGSVASYDWSDREEGVSVEARKAPGSDGSALAPPHYGSGLTFGSTENLAPNLTTTTTTTTTTTTTTTAASSTFPPKDDASSSEGKFEAFPEPSGDHDDDFGDFASTVSDKSTAGVDVGPEEPQGEASDEFGAFQGDKPKFGKSDFLKASSQTKVKSSEEMIKNELATFDLCVQGSHKRSHSLGEKEIGRCPPSPAPEQPFRDRSSTLSEKPALPVIRDKYKDLTGEVEESERYAYEWQRCLESALEVITKANNTLNGISSSSVCTEVIQSAQGMDYLMGVVEVYRVTRRVELGIKATAVCCEKLQQLLKDVSRVWNNLVGFMSLANLVPEESSLDFSCCILRHGIKNAKEIACGVCLLNVDSRSKKKEESTIGRLFKRAKAKESKLRVTMQFFLSPIE, encoded by the exons gcatgatgcccatgcagcagcagcaacaacaacaacaacaacaacaacaacaacaacagcagcatcaccagcagctgcagcaacagcatcaacagcatcaacaacaccaacaacaccaacaacagcatcaacaacagcaacagcaacagcagcagcagcagcagcagcagcatcatcagCAGCTTCAGCAGGGCTTCCCCATGGTGCAGGTCATGCAGCCCAACATGCAGGGCATGGTGGGGATGAACTATGGGGGACAGATGCCCCCAGGCGCGATGCCCATGCAG GGAGGCATGCAGATGGGGATGCAGGCCCCAGGCATGCAGTTCATGGGCCAGGCTCAGTTCATGGGCATGCGGGCCCCGGGGCACCAGTACACAGCCGACATGCAGAAACAGATGGCCGAAGAGCATCA gAAGCGTCTGGGGCAGCAGCAGCGCATGCTGGAGGAGGACCGGAAGAGGCGGCAGTTTGAGGAGCAGAAGCAGAAGCTCCGGCTGCTCAGCAGCGTCAAGCCCAAg GTGGGCGGGGAGAAGAGCCGGGACGACGCCCTGGAGGCCATCAAGGGGAACCTGGACGGCTTCAGCAGGGACGCCAAGATGCACCCAACGCCCTCTGCGCAGACCAAGAAGCCAG ACTCATCGCCATCTCACTCCAccgccctcccccactccctcccccccgccccacccgaTGACGACGATGAGTTTAGTGACTTTATTCAGGGGCCCATagactccttctcctcttcctcctccacctcatcttcCTCTACTACAACATCCTTCCAGCAACACCTTCCCTCCCAGACCCAGGCCgcacccttcccccccacctcgtcctccccggccccctcccccctgccccccgctCAAACCTCTGCTGTCCAACTCAGCTCTCAAACCACGTTTCAAG gcccgtCCCTGGAAGAGAAGCTCTTCTCCTCCTGTGACATGAGCGCCGACAAGCGGGCGCAGGTTAGCTTCAGGGCCCCGGCGGCGCAGGCCCCGCGGGCCAAGGTCTCAGCCCGCTTCCGTCCCAGCGCCACGGCCCGCGACTGGGCCGCCGCCTCCGAGGACTTGAGCTCCGTCTTCACCGTAGCGAGCAGCCCGCCGGAGGCCCCGGTGCCGCCGGCGCCATCCGTGGCCGCCGCCCCCTCGCCGCAGGCCAGCCCCTTCCCTGGTGGGGGCGGGGACAGTG CTGGTGTGGGTGGGTATACACAACAAGAACACATCCAGCCGGTGGTGCCAGGTTGGCTGTACAACGACAGCCTGATCCCAG AGCTGTTCAAGAAGGTGCTGGAGTTCACCATGACCCCGGCGGGGGTGGACACCAACAAGCTGTACCCCATCCTGATGTCGTCGGGCCTGCCCCGGGAGGCGCTGGGCCAGATCTGGGCCGCCGCCAACCGCACCACGCCGGGCATGCTGACCAAGGAGGAGCTGTACTCGGTGCTGGCGCTCATTGGCGTCGCGCAG AGTGGCCTCCCAGCGATGAACGTGGACATCCTGAGTCAGTTCGCCTCTCCTCCGGTACCCAACCTCCCCGCCCTGGCCATCGCCATGGCGCCCGGCATGCCCCAGCACCAGCAGCCAATGATGGCTCCTCCCCCGGTCTCCATGGCGatgcccacccctcctccacaggTCATGGGCATGACGTCAGCGGCCCCGGCTCAGGCCCTGCCCAACCCCGGTTTCCTGGCCAGCTTCCCACCTGTGCAG GCGGCCAAGACAGACGACGATGACTTCCAGGACTTCCAGGAGGCGCCCAAGCCAGGAGGTGGAGACACGTCCTTTGCTGACTTCAAGGGGGAGTCGGGCTCCAGTTTCCCAGCCGCAGGTGCAACTCAGCACCCAAACAG TTCACCTCCCATGCTGACCCCAGTATCAggaacctcctcctcatcgtcctcGGACAAGTATGCGGTCTTCAAACAGCTCTCTGTGGAGCAGCCCgtggaggccccgccccctccctcag ATTCAGGTGACAAGTACAGTGTCTTCAGACAGCTGGAGCAGCCAGCTGACAAGAAAACAGCtg GGGACGGCTTCGCCGATTTCAAGTCTGTCAGCGCTGACGACGGCTTCACAGACTTCAAAACGTCCGACAGCGTTTCACCCCTAGACCCTCCAGACCAGGCCAAGATCTTccagccccccttccccccctctttccccaCCTCCCACTCTCTGCAGCAACTCCCCCCACAACAGCCAGCTCCGCCCCCACAGCCCCAGGCCCCGggggcccctctctctcagcccaACAAGGCCCTCCACATGGCCGACCTGgacctcttctcccccctcggcccctcggccccggccccggcccccgaGGCCAAGCCCTGCCCCTTCCCCGCCGtgtccctgcccccctccctggggatcctcgggggcggggccaagccCCCCTCCAGCGGAGGGGCCGATGACTTTGGCGACTTCGCCCTGttcgccacctcctcctcctccgcctcctcctccatgccccccgccggctcctcctcctccgacgcggccccgggccccgccgCCCTCCTGGGCCGGGGGCCGTCCGCCTCCCAGGACGACTTTGCCGACTTCATGGCGTTCGGCAgctcgggggcggggcctaagGGCGGGGACGGCGCCGTGGAGCAGCGAAGCGCAGAGGCGGCGGCGGTCGCGCAGCAGTGCCCCCCGCAGGGCCTGGACCGCTACGACGTGTTCAAGCAGCTGTCGCTGGAGGGCGGCCACGCCTACGACGACGCCCGGGACGCCTTCTGCGGGctgcgcggcggcggcgacacCTCCGCCGACGACTTCGCCGACTTCCAGTCCTCCAAGTTCTGCACGGCGCTGGGCGCGGCGGAGCGGAGCCTGGGCGGCGACAAGATGGCGGCCTTCAAGCAGACCAAGGAGGACTGCGCGTCGGTCAAGTCGCTGGACCTGCCGTCGCTGGGCGGCAGCAGCGGGGGCCGGGAGGACTCGGAGGACGCGCTGTCGGTGCAGCTGGACATGAAGCTGTCGGACATGGGCGGCGACCTCAAGCACGTGATGTCGGACAGCTCGCTGGACCTGCCCGGCCTGGCCGCCCACCAGCCCCCCGCCGCAG AAGGCGACGACATGAAATTTGACCCTTTCGGCACTTCCACCGGCAGTGTAGCCAGCTATGATTggtcagacagagaggagggcgTGTCCGTCGAGGCCAGGAAGGCCCCGGGCTCCGACGGGTCCgctctggccccgccccactACGGGAGTGGGCTGACGTTCGGGAGCACGGAGAACCTCGCCCCCAacctgaccaccaccaccaccaccaccaccaccaccaccaccaccaccaccgccgcctcctccaccttccccccCAAGGACGACGCCTCCTCTTCTGAGGGGAAGTTTGAGGCCTTCCCCGAGCCGAGCGGCGACCACGACGATGACTTTGGAGACTTTGCCAGTACGGTGTCCGATAAGTCCACGGCGGGCGTGGACGTTGGCCCCGAGGAGCCCCAAGGCGAGGCCTCCGATGAGTTTGGGGCCTTCCAAGGAGATAAGCCCAAGTTTGGCAAGTCTGACTTTCTCAAGGCCAGCTCTCAGACCAAGGTCAAGTCCAGTGAGGAGATGATCAAGAACGAGTTggcgacctttgacctgtgtgTCCAAG GGTCCCACAAGCGCAGCCACAGTCTGGGGGAGAAGGAGATTGGCCGctgccccccgtcccccgcccCGGAGCAGCCCTTCAGGGACCGCTCCAGCACCCTGAGCGAGAAGCCCGCCCTGCCCGTCATCAGAGACAAGTACAAGGACCTGACCGGCGAGGTGgag gagagcgagcggtatgCGTACGAGTGGCAGCGGTGTCTGGAGAGCGCCCTGGAG GTCATCACCAAAGCCAACAACACGCTGAACGGCATCAGCAGCTCCTCCGTGTGCACCGAGGTCATCCAGTCCGCCCAGGGCATGGACTACCTCATGG GCGTGGTGGAGGTGTACCGCGTGACGAGGCGGGTGGAGCTTGGCATCAAGGCCACGGCGGTGTGCTGCGAgaagctgcagcagctgctgaaGGACGTCAGCCGCGTGTGGAACAACCTGGTGGGCTTCATGTCGCTGGCCAACCTGGTG cctgagGAGAGCTCTCTAGACTTCTCCTGCTGCATCCTCAGGCACGGCATCAAGAACGCCAAAGAGATAGCGTGCGGGGTGTGCCTGCTGAACGTGGACTCTCGGAGCAAg aaaaaagaagaaagcaCAATCGGACGCCTGTTCAAACGA GCAAAGGCCAAAGAAAGCAAGTTGAGGGTAACTATGCAATTTTTTCTTTCTCCTATAGAATAA